The following are encoded together in the Silurus meridionalis isolate SWU-2019-XX chromosome 2, ASM1480568v1, whole genome shotgun sequence genome:
- the rgs17 gene encoding regulator of G-protein signaling 17 isoform X1: MPQSVSGVEMRKQQQAHIEGPPQAPGHPRPNTCCLCWCGCCKCLWNEEGREHPERQTCTKMDSFEATEEMHPTLDEIVAWARSFELMMRSSEGRDIFRQFLRSEYSEENLMFWIACEELKKETNPTLVDEKARIIYEDYVSILSPKEVSLDSRVREGINQSLAEPSSSMYEEAQLQIYTLMHRDSFPRFLNSSVYIDLLEQKRACLDT; encoded by the exons ATG CCGCAGAGTGTGAGTGGAGTTGAGATGAGGAAACAGCAGCAGGCCCACATTGAAGGACCCCCTCAGGCCCCCGGGCACCCAAGACCGAACACCTGCTGTCTGTGCTGGTGTGGCTGCTGCAAATGCCTCTG GAACGAAGAAGGTAGAGAACATCCTGAGCGTCAAACATGTACTAAAATGGACAGCTTTGAAGCGACTGAAGAAAT GCATCCCACGCTGGATGAAATTGTAGCCTGGGCGCGAAGCTTCGAGCTCATGATGCGCTCCTCAGAGGGCAGAGACATTTTTCGCCAGTTCCTCCGATCGGAGTACAGCGAGGAGAACCTGATGTTCTGGATAGCCTGTGAGGAATTAAAGAAGGAAACCAACCCAACGCTTGTGGATGAGAAAGCAAGGATCATTTACGAGGATTATGTATCTATCCTGTCACCAAAAGAG GTCAGTTTGGATTCCCGGGTGAGAGAGGGCATCAACCAGAGCCTGGCCGAGCCCAGCAGCTCGATGTATGAAGAGGCACAGCTTCAGATCTACACGCTCATGCACAGAGACTCATTTCCCCGTTTCCTCAACTCGTCTGTTTACATTGACCTCCTGGAACAAAAGAGAGCCTGCTTAGACACCTAA
- the rgs17 gene encoding regulator of G-protein signaling 17 isoform X2, translating into MRKQQQAHIEGPPQAPGHPRPNTCCLCWCGCCKCLWNEEGREHPERQTCTKMDSFEATEEMHPTLDEIVAWARSFELMMRSSEGRDIFRQFLRSEYSEENLMFWIACEELKKETNPTLVDEKARIIYEDYVSILSPKEVSLDSRVREGINQSLAEPSSSMYEEAQLQIYTLMHRDSFPRFLNSSVYIDLLEQKRACLDT; encoded by the exons ATGAGGAAACAGCAGCAGGCCCACATTGAAGGACCCCCTCAGGCCCCCGGGCACCCAAGACCGAACACCTGCTGTCTGTGCTGGTGTGGCTGCTGCAAATGCCTCTG GAACGAAGAAGGTAGAGAACATCCTGAGCGTCAAACATGTACTAAAATGGACAGCTTTGAAGCGACTGAAGAAAT GCATCCCACGCTGGATGAAATTGTAGCCTGGGCGCGAAGCTTCGAGCTCATGATGCGCTCCTCAGAGGGCAGAGACATTTTTCGCCAGTTCCTCCGATCGGAGTACAGCGAGGAGAACCTGATGTTCTGGATAGCCTGTGAGGAATTAAAGAAGGAAACCAACCCAACGCTTGTGGATGAGAAAGCAAGGATCATTTACGAGGATTATGTATCTATCCTGTCACCAAAAGAG GTCAGTTTGGATTCCCGGGTGAGAGAGGGCATCAACCAGAGCCTGGCCGAGCCCAGCAGCTCGATGTATGAAGAGGCACAGCTTCAGATCTACACGCTCATGCACAGAGACTCATTTCCCCGTTTCCTCAACTCGTCTGTTTACATTGACCTCCTGGAACAAAAGAGAGCCTGCTTAGACACCTAA